In Archocentrus centrarchus isolate MPI-CPG fArcCen1 chromosome 21, fArcCen1, whole genome shotgun sequence, the following are encoded in one genomic region:
- the LOC115800218 gene encoding trace amine-associated receptor 13c-like, translating to MEIQKSAELCYPQLNSSCRKPTLHWSKAVLLNVVLSFISLITAALNLLVIISVSHFRQLHTSTNIILLSLAVSDFLVGLLLMPLEIIRNRACWVLGDFMCCVYYFLAASLFCASIGNIVLISVDRYVAICDPLHYPTRITVVRVKLSVCLCWFYSTFYSVLYTKDILIEPGRYNSCYGECVFLSSNIAGTVDLVLFFIVPVTVIIVLYLRVFVVAASQARAMRSHVTAVTLQRSLNQTNRSELKAARTLGVLVVVFLASFCPYYCYSLVNENVVKYSVLYFFIMLFYFNSCLNPLIYALFYPWFRNAVKLIITLQIFKNGGSEANIL from the exons ATGGAGATACAGAAATCAGCTGAGCTCTGTTATCCACAACTCAACAGTTCCTGCAGGAAGCCGACACTTCACTGGTCCAAAGCTGTGCTCCTGAACGTTGTGCTATCCTTCATCTCTTTGATCACTGCTGCTCTCAACCTGCTGGTCATCATCTCAGTCTCCCACTTCAG gcAGCTTCACACATCCACTAAcatcatcctcctctctctggctgtctcagACTTTCTTGTGGGTCTCCTGTTGATGCCATTAGAAATCATTAGAAATAGGGCCTGCTGGGTACTTGGTGATTTTATgtgttgtgtttattattttctgGCTGCAAGTCTTTTCTGTGCTTCAATAGGGAACATAGTTCTCATATCAGTTGACCGCTATGTGGCTATTTGTGACCCTCTGCATTACCCCACCAGAATCACTGTGGTGAGAGTCAAactcagtgtttgtctgtgttggttttattcaactttctacagcgTTCTCTATACGAAGGACATCTTGATTGAACCAGGCAGGTATAATTCCTGCtatggagagtgtgtgtttttaagcagTAATATTGCAGGCACTGTTGACcttgttttattctttattgtTCCAGTTACTGTCATCATAGTTCTGTATCTGAGAGTGTTTGTGGTGGCTGCGTCTCAGGCTCGTGCCATGCGCTCTcatgttacagctgtcacacttcagcgttcactgaatcaaacaaacagatctgagctgaaagcagccaggacTCTTGGGGTTCTTGTAGTTGTGTTTCTTGCAAGTTTCTGTCCATATTACTGCTACTCTCTGGTTAATGAAAATGTGGTTAAGTATTCAGTTCTATATTTTTTCATCatgctcttttattttaactcTTGCCTAAACCCATTGATCTATGCGCTGTTTTACCCCTGGTTTAGAAATGCTGTTAAACTTATCATCACTCTCCAGATATTCAAGAATGGCGGCAGTGAGGCAAACATACTATAG